In Tursiops truncatus isolate mTurTru1 chromosome 19, mTurTru1.mat.Y, whole genome shotgun sequence, a genomic segment contains:
- the VSTM1 gene encoding V-set and transmembrane domain-containing protein 1 isoform X2 has protein sequence MITEFLSLLYLGLCLGNEDEKTHDTNVTFVATFCCLCVLLLFIVVFFIYRCTRHDSSHEESAKRTSHSKLPEQGAAGVSKLEGTSESPEESQGVIYVKLNANALSEAASVPTMEPPGSCDYATLKV, from the exons GGCTTTGTCTGGGCAatgaagatgagaaaactcatG ACACCAACGTCACCTTTGTCGCCACCTTCTGCTGCCTCTGTGTCCTTCTCCTCTTCATCGTCGTCTTCTTCATCTACAGATGCACTCGGCACG attcatCACATGAAGAATCCGCCAAGAG aaCCAGCCATTCCAAACTTCCCGAGCAGGGAGCTGCAG GTGTATCCAAACTGGAAGGAACATCTGAATCG CCTGAAGAATCCCAGGGAGTGATCTATGTAAAGCTAAACGCCAACGCACTGTCTGAGGCGGCTTCTGTCCCCACCATGGAGCCCCCAGGGTCGTGTGACTACGCAACACTGAAGGTATAG
- the VSTM1 gene encoding V-set and transmembrane domain-containing protein 1 isoform X3 — protein sequence MITEFLSLLYLDTNVTFVATFCCLCVLLLFIVVFFIYRCTRHDSSHEESAKRTSHSKLPEQGAAGVSKLEGTSESPEESQGVIYVKLNANALSEAASVPTMEPPGSCDYATLKV from the exons ACACCAACGTCACCTTTGTCGCCACCTTCTGCTGCCTCTGTGTCCTTCTCCTCTTCATCGTCGTCTTCTTCATCTACAGATGCACTCGGCACG attcatCACATGAAGAATCCGCCAAGAG aaCCAGCCATTCCAAACTTCCCGAGCAGGGAGCTGCAG GTGTATCCAAACTGGAAGGAACATCTGAATCG CCTGAAGAATCCCAGGGAGTGATCTATGTAAAGCTAAACGCCAACGCACTGTCTGAGGCGGCTTCTGTCCCCACCATGGAGCCCCCAGGGTCGTGTGACTACGCAACACTGAAGGTATAG
- the VSTM1 gene encoding V-set and transmembrane domain-containing protein 1 isoform X1 translates to MITEFLSLLYLGLCLGNEDEKTHDKDDESGPDPEKTDTNVTFVATFCCLCVLLLFIVVFFIYRCTRHDSSHEESAKRTSHSKLPEQGAAGVSKLEGTSESPEESQGVIYVKLNANALSEAASVPTMEPPGSCDYATLKV, encoded by the exons GGCTTTGTCTGGGCAatgaagatgagaaaactcatG ATAAAGATGATGAAAGTGGACCTGACCCTGAAAAAACAG ACACCAACGTCACCTTTGTCGCCACCTTCTGCTGCCTCTGTGTCCTTCTCCTCTTCATCGTCGTCTTCTTCATCTACAGATGCACTCGGCACG attcatCACATGAAGAATCCGCCAAGAG aaCCAGCCATTCCAAACTTCCCGAGCAGGGAGCTGCAG GTGTATCCAAACTGGAAGGAACATCTGAATCG CCTGAAGAATCCCAGGGAGTGATCTATGTAAAGCTAAACGCCAACGCACTGTCTGAGGCGGCTTCTGTCCCCACCATGGAGCCCCCAGGGTCGTGTGACTACGCAACACTGAAGGTATAG